Proteins encoded in a region of the Zea mays cultivar B73 chromosome 4, Zm-B73-REFERENCE-NAM-5.0, whole genome shotgun sequence genome:
- the SCR gene encoding protein SCARECROW, with protein MPPPPPPPPLTPYCRRCPPPHLPPPPPSSPNHFLLHYLHQLDHQEAAAAAMVRKRPASDMDLPPPRRHVTGDLSDVTAAAAAGVGGSGAPSSASAQLPALPTQLHQLPPAFQHHAPEVDVPAHPAPAAHAQAGGEATASTTAWVDGIIRDIIGSSGGAAVSITQLIHNVREIIHPCNPGLASLLELRLRSLLAADPAPLPPPPQPQQHALLHGAPAAAPAGLTLPPPPPLPDKRRHEHPPPCQQQQQEEPHPAPQSPKAPTAEETAAAAAAAQAAAAAAAKERKEEQRRKQRDEEGLHLLTLLLQCAEAVNADNLDDAHQTLLEIAELATPFGTSTQRVAAYFAEAMSARLVSSCLGLYAPLPPGSPAAARLHGRVAAAFQVFNGISPFVKFSHFTANQAIQEAFEREERVHIIDLDIMQGLQWPGLFHILASRPGGPPRVRLTGLGASMEALEATGKRLSDFADTLGLPFEFCAVAEKAGNVDPEKLGVTRREAVAVHWLHHSLYDVTGSDSNTLWLIQRLAPKVVTMVEQDLSHSGSFLARFVEAIHYYSALFDSLDASYGEDSPERHVVEQQLLSREIRNVLAVGGPARTGDVKFGSWREKLAQSGFRAASLAGSAAAQASLLLGMFPSDGYTLVEENGALKLGWKDLCLLTASAWRPIQVPPCR; from the exons atgccaccgccaccgcctccgccTCCTCTCACTCCTTATTGCCGCCGCTGCCCTCCCCCACACCTCCCTCCGCCTCCTCCTTCTTCCCCAAACCACTTCCTCCTCCACTACCTCCATCAGCTAGACCACCaagaagccgccgccgccgccatggtCCGCAAGCGCCCCGCGTCCGACATGGAcctcccgccgccgcgccgccacgTCACGGGCGACCTCTCCGACGTCACGGCGGCCGCTGCCGCCGGTGTTGGTGGTAGTGGCGCGCCGTCCTCCGCCAGCGCGCAGCTGCCCGCGCTGCCCACCCAGCTCCACCAGCTGCCCCCCGCGTTCCAGCACCACGCGCCGGAGGTGGACGTGCCCGCgcacccggccccggccgcccacGCGCAGGCGGGCGGCGAGGCAACCGCGTCCACGACCGCGTGGGTGGACGGCATCATCCGCGACATCATCGGGAGCAGCGGCGGCGCCGCGGTCTCCATCACGCAGCTCATCCACAACGTCCGCGAGATCATCCACCCCTGCAACCCCGGCCTCGCGTCGCTCCTGGAGCTCCGCCTCCGCTCCCTCCTCGCAGCCGACCCGGCCccactgccgccgccgccgcagccgcaGCAGCATGCTCTCCTGCACGGCGCTCCGGCCGCCGCTCCCGCGGGGCTGACGCTCCCTCCCCCGCCACCGCTTCCGGACAAGCGCCGCCACGAGCATCCACCGCCGTGCCAGCAGCAACAGCAGGAGGAACCGCATCCGGCGCCGCAGTCGCCCAAGGCCCCGACCGCGGAAGAGACCGCAGCGGCGGCCGCCGCCGCACAAGCAGCAGCTGCTGCGGCCGCCAAGGAGCGGAAGGAGGAGCAGCGGCGGAAGCAGCGCGACGAGGAGGGCCTCCACCTGCTGACGCTGCTGCTGCAGTGCGCCGAGGCCGTGAACGCGGACAACCTGGACGACGCGCACCAGACGCTGCTGGAGATCGCGGAGCTAGCGACGCCGTTCGGCACCTCGACGCAGCGCGTGGCCGCCTACTTCGCGGAGGCCATGTCGGCGCGGCTCGTCAGCTCCTGCCTGGGCCTGTacgcgccgctgccgccgggCTCCCCCGCCGCGGCGCGCCTCCACGGCCGCGTCGCCGCCGCGTTCCAGGTGTTCAACGGCATCAGCCCCTTCGTCAAGTTCTCGCACTTCACCGCCAACCAGGCCATCCAGGAGGCGTTCGAGCGGGAGGAGCGCGTGCACATCATCGACCTCGACATCATGCAGGGGCTGCAGTGGCCGGGGCTCTTCCACATCCTTGCCTCCCGCCCCGGGGGCCCGCCCAGGGTGAGGCTCACCGGCCTCGGGGCGTCCATGGAGGCGCTCGAGGCCACGGGGAAGCGCCTCTCCGATTTCGCCGACACGCTCGGCCTGCCCTTCGAGTTCTGCGCCGTCGCCGAGAAGGCCGGCAATGTTGACCCGGAGAAGCTAGGGGTCACGAGGCGGGAGGCCGTCGCCGTCCACTGGCTGCACCACTCGCTCTACGACGTCACTGGCTCCGACTCCAACACGCTCTGGCTCATCCAAAG GCTGGCCCCCAAGGTGGTGACAATGGTGGAGCAGGACCTGAGCCACTCGGGCTCCTTCCTGGCGCGCTTCGTGGAGGCCATCCACTACTACTCGGCGCTGTTCGACTCGCTGGACGCGAGCTACGGCGAGGACAGCCCCGAGCGGCACGTCGTGGAGCAGCAGCTGCTGTCGCGGGAGATCCGCAACGTGCTGGCCGTGGGCGGGCCGGCCCGCACCGGCGACGTCAAGTTCGGCAGCTGGCGCGAGAAGCTGGCGCAGTCCGGGTTCCGCGCCGCCTCGCTCGCCGGCAGCGCCGCGGCGCAGGCGTCCCTGCTGCTCGGCATGTTCCCCTCCGACGGGTACACGCTGGTGGAGGAGAACGGCGCGCTGAAGCTCGGGTGGAAGGACCTCTGCCTGCTCACCGCGTCGGCCTGGCGCCCCATCCAGGTGCCGCCGTGCCGTTGA